In Metarhizium brunneum chromosome 3, complete sequence, a genomic segment contains:
- the fleA_0 gene encoding Fucose-specific lectin, with protein MPAEINDIAMRASVAAINKGSSIRVYESDVFGGIREAMYEGKWTGGGSRNVIAKGKIGSPVAATSLGLDFIRVYYIGEDNKAKEICYDKNGKHWYDGALNNRFKLAPYSGLAAMFLETSEDLKMIRLYGQLEDDNHIQEYCYDTKHGWTVGANLGEAIPGSSIAVATWGTSHNIRVYMQDTSLNIVEKVYDGSRWQTGGLHVKDATPRAALGVTSWMEHSNVSIRLYYGSGSPGNVIKEKGWDHSTGWYDGDFAQGSIPASHVAAIPKPVLRVYIQNGTKFTAVTEFAWEGSWKVGQQALPPA; from the exons ATGCCTGCTGAAATCAATGACATTGCTATGCGCGCCTCCGTGGCTGCCATTAACAAGGGCTCCAGCATCCGCGTCTATGAGTCGGATGTATTTGGTGGAATCCGGGAGGCAATGTACGAGGGCAAATGGACTGGTGGCGGTAGCCGCAACGTCatcgccaagggcaagattgGCTCTCCCGTCGCCGCAACCTCTCTTGGCCTGGACTTTATCCGCGTCTATTACATCGGCGaggacaacaaggccaaggagatttgCTACGACAAGAACGGCAAGCATTGG TACGACGGGGCTCTGAACAACAGGTTCAAGTTGGCGCCTTACTCTGGCTTGGCTGCCATGTTCCTCGAAACATCCGAGGATCTCAAAATGATCCGCCTCTATGGCCAGCTCGAGGACGACAACCACATCCAGGAATACTGCT ATGACACCAAGCATGGCTGGACTGTCGGCGCCAACCTCGGCGAGGCCATTCCCGGCTCCTCCATCGCAGTCGCCACCTGGGGCACGTCACACAATATCCG CGTCTACATGCAGGACACGAGCCTCAACATTGTCGAAAAGGTCTACGACGGCTCGCGCTGGCAGACGGGCGGTCTGCACGTCAAGGATGCCACGCCTCGCGCCGCACTGGGCGTCACGTCGTGGATGGAGCACAGCAACGTGTCGATCCGCCTGTACTACGGCTCCGGCTCCCCGGGCAAcgtcatcaaggagaagggcTGGGATCACAGCACGGGCTGGTACGACGGCGACTTCGCGCAGGGCTCTATTCCTGCGTCCCACGTCGCTGCCATCCCCAAGCCCGTGCTGCGCGTGTACATCCAGAACGGGACAAAGTTCACGGCTGTGACGGAGTTTGCATGGGAGGGCAGCTGGAAGGTCGGCCAGCAGGCTCTGCCCCCGGCCTAA